From a region of the Latilactobacillus sakei genome:
- a CDS encoding peptide chain release factor 3, whose translation MTPTELKTAVERRRTFAIISHPDAGKTTITEQLLLFGGVIRQAGTVKGKKSGQFAKSDWMDIEKQRGISVTSSVMQFDYAGKRINILDTPGHEDFSEDTYRTLMAVDAAVMVIDSAKGIEPQTKKLFKVCKMRGIPIFTFMNKLDRDGREPLDLIAELEELLDIEGCAMNWPIGMGKDLRGLYDIANKRIEMYRPEDEANPYLALDENGEIAGDNPLKEDSVYTQALDDIELIGEAGNAYDPAKIATGDQTPIFFGSALTNFGVKTFLEAFVDMAPAPEAHQTQEETQVEPTNEDFSGFIFKIQANMNPAHRDRIAFVRVCSGEFQRGIDVTLTRTGKKMRLNNSTEFMADAREQVTSAVAGDIVGLYDTGNFQIGDTIHTGKEAISFEKLPQFTPELFMRVTAKNVMKQKSFHKGIQQLVQEGAIQLYKTYTTSDYILGAVGQLQFEVFQYRMQHEYNSEVIMEPIGSRTARWIDPEKLDQSMSSSRNLLVKDIHDEPLFLFENKFAERWFQDKYPDVKLTAKL comes from the coding sequence ATGACACCAACTGAATTAAAAACGGCTGTTGAACGCCGGCGGACTTTTGCAATCATTTCCCATCCGGATGCTGGGAAAACAACAATCACTGAACAACTCTTATTATTCGGGGGCGTCATTCGTCAAGCCGGAACTGTTAAAGGAAAAAAGAGTGGCCAGTTTGCAAAATCTGACTGGATGGATATTGAAAAGCAACGGGGGATTTCCGTTACAAGTTCTGTGATGCAATTTGATTATGCTGGCAAACGGATTAACATCTTGGATACGCCAGGGCATGAAGATTTCTCAGAAGATACTTACCGGACATTGATGGCAGTGGATGCTGCTGTCATGGTGATTGATTCCGCTAAAGGGATCGAACCCCAAACTAAGAAATTATTCAAAGTCTGCAAAATGCGTGGTATTCCTATTTTTACATTCATGAATAAATTAGATCGTGATGGTCGCGAACCACTCGATTTAATTGCTGAATTGGAAGAACTATTGGATATCGAAGGTTGTGCTATGAACTGGCCAATCGGGATGGGTAAAGATTTACGGGGCCTATACGATATTGCTAACAAACGAATTGAAATGTATCGGCCAGAAGATGAAGCCAATCCTTATCTTGCTTTAGATGAAAATGGTGAGATTGCTGGTGATAATCCGTTGAAGGAAGATTCTGTTTATACGCAAGCACTAGATGATATCGAATTAATTGGTGAAGCAGGTAATGCTTATGATCCTGCTAAAATTGCTACTGGTGATCAAACACCAATCTTCTTTGGTTCAGCCTTAACAAACTTTGGGGTTAAGACTTTCTTAGAAGCCTTTGTTGATATGGCGCCAGCACCAGAAGCCCATCAAACACAAGAAGAAACACAAGTTGAACCAACGAATGAAGATTTCTCAGGTTTCATCTTCAAGATTCAAGCCAACATGAACCCAGCCCATCGTGATCGAATCGCCTTTGTACGGGTTTGTTCTGGTGAATTTCAACGCGGGATTGACGTAACGTTAACTCGGACTGGTAAGAAGATGCGTTTGAATAACTCAACTGAATTTATGGCCGATGCTCGTGAACAAGTGACGAGTGCGGTTGCCGGAGATATTGTTGGGCTATACGATACAGGGAACTTCCAAATCGGGGACACAATTCATACTGGTAAAGAAGCTATTTCATTTGAAAAGCTCCCCCAATTTACACCAGAATTATTTATGCGCGTCACTGCTAAAAATGTGATGAAGCAAAAGTCATTCCATAAAGGGATTCAACAATTGGTTCAAGAAGGAGCCATCCAATTGTACAAGACGTACACAACAAGCGACTATATTTTAGGGGCTGTTGGTCAATTACAATTTGAAGTTTTCCAATATCGGATGCAACATGAATATAATTCTGAAGTCATCATGGAACCAATTGGCTCACGGACAGCTCGTTGGATTGATCCTGAAAAATTAGATCAAAGTATGTCATCATCACGGAACTTACTGGTAAAAGATATCCACGATGAACCGCTCTTCTTATTTGAAAATAAATTTGCAGAACGTTGGTTCCAAGACAAGTACCCAGATGTTAAACTAACAGCTAAATTATAA
- a CDS encoding DUF296 domain-containing protein, whose protein sequence is MQTVQKGQQIICRLEVGDELITELKYLAATLPDQLGAITGIGACNDVTVSVYSPDSDSYVKTRRQEQVELLSLSGNVENADGKISIHLHASFARLDTSVFGGHLERAVISRTGELVISLVPVAVGRILHQPTQLQVLDLS, encoded by the coding sequence ATGCAAACTGTTCAAAAAGGACAACAAATTATTTGCCGCTTAGAAGTTGGCGATGAACTCATCACCGAATTGAAATATTTAGCCGCTACTTTACCAGATCAACTAGGTGCAATTACGGGAATTGGCGCCTGCAACGACGTCACTGTCAGCGTCTACTCACCAGACAGCGATAGCTATGTTAAAACCCGTCGCCAAGAACAAGTTGAACTCTTATCACTAAGTGGTAACGTTGAAAATGCAGATGGTAAAATTTCAATTCACTTACATGCCAGTTTTGCCCGCCTAGATACAAGCGTCTTTGGTGGTCATCTCGAACGGGCCGTTATTTCTAGAACTGGTGAACTAGTAATCTCCCTCGTTCCCGTTGCTGTTGGACGCATCTTGCATCAACCAACCCAATTGCAAGTGCTTGATTTATCATAA
- a CDS encoding HlyC/CorC family transporter: MNPDPGSPVWGQLLLILILTLVNAFFAAAEIALVSLSRTKMENQAENGDKKARLLVEVLNHSNNFLATIQVAITFAGFLSSASAATTIAGRLAPLLGNAAWTKEAAVLIVTIVLSYISLVFGELYPKQVALHRSEAIAKAAVQPIRFIGVLLRPFVWLLSASTTVLMKLTPIDFSESEPKVTREEMVHMIESGKSAGVLETDEYEMLEGIITLNKKMAREVMVPRTDAFMVDICADNDQNIDAILAQPFSRIPVYRDDKDQIVGIVHIKNLLREAREKGFSNTQLETVMKEPLFVPETIVIDDLLFEMKRTQLQMAILLDEYGGVVGLVTIEDLLEEIVGEIEDESDKADVLYQKIDETHYKVMGRMPINEFNDAFQTDIQIADVDTIAGFMITEIGAIPVSGHPESIDLPNGMVLTTGSVVGSRLLDLKLTLPKTITVKDDSSEV, encoded by the coding sequence ATGAATCCTGACCCTGGAAGTCCGGTGTGGGGACAGTTACTGTTGATTTTAATTTTAACCTTAGTGAATGCTTTTTTTGCCGCGGCAGAAATTGCGCTAGTATCACTAAGTCGCACAAAGATGGAGAACCAAGCAGAAAATGGTGATAAGAAGGCCCGCTTATTAGTGGAGGTTTTAAATCACTCCAATAATTTCTTAGCAACAATTCAAGTTGCCATTACATTTGCTGGTTTCTTATCTTCAGCGAGTGCTGCCACGACCATTGCGGGTAGATTAGCACCCCTTTTAGGAAATGCGGCTTGGACGAAGGAAGCAGCCGTATTAATTGTGACGATTGTCTTATCCTATATCTCACTTGTTTTTGGGGAATTATATCCTAAGCAAGTTGCCTTGCATCGCTCAGAAGCGATTGCCAAGGCGGCAGTTCAACCGATTCGCTTCATTGGCGTTTTATTGCGGCCGTTTGTTTGGTTGCTATCAGCGTCAACGACAGTTTTGATGAAGTTAACACCAATTGATTTTTCTGAGTCAGAACCCAAAGTGACCCGTGAAGAAATGGTTCATATGATTGAATCTGGCAAAAGTGCGGGCGTCTTGGAAACTGACGAGTACGAAATGTTAGAAGGGATTATCACCCTTAATAAGAAGATGGCCAGAGAGGTCATGGTTCCCAGAACAGATGCCTTTATGGTGGATATCTGTGCGGACAATGATCAGAACATTGATGCCATCTTGGCACAACCATTTTCACGAATCCCAGTTTACCGGGATGATAAAGATCAAATTGTAGGGATTGTCCATATCAAGAACTTACTAAGAGAAGCACGAGAAAAGGGCTTTTCAAACACACAATTGGAAACGGTCATGAAAGAACCTCTGTTTGTGCCGGAAACGATTGTAATTGATGACTTATTATTCGAAATGAAACGCACACAACTTCAGATGGCCATCCTGTTAGATGAATATGGGGGCGTTGTCGGACTAGTGACAATCGAAGATTTATTAGAAGAAATTGTTGGCGAGATTGAAGATGAATCCGATAAGGCAGACGTGTTGTATCAGAAGATTGACGAGACCCACTATAAAGTAATGGGGCGAATGCCAATCAATGAATTTAACGATGCCTTTCAGACCGATATTCAAATCGCCGATGTTGATACGATTGCTGGGTTTATGATTACTGAAATTGGTGCAATTCCTGTCAGTGGTCATCCAGAATCTATTGATTTACCGAACGGAATGGTTTTAACGACTGGTTCGGTAGTCGGTTCACGTTTATTAGATTTGAAACTAACATTACCAAAGACAATCACCGTAAAAGATGATTCGTCTGAGGTCTAA